A single genomic interval of Peribacillus sp. FSL H8-0477 harbors:
- a CDS encoding GNAT family N-acetyltransferase, giving the protein MNEVQLKEVEELQQICEAEGFKLKLNWDTLRSRKRKDSDYFFYEMNRLIGFAAVYDFGDKAEICGMVHPDYRRRGIFTKLIDAGIVDCLDRKYKTILLNAPAKSASAKGFLQSISCQFAVAEYQMKWGKTELFNYEGVKLRPSTHEDAEVEIQLDIQCFGFSEEDARSFHKRMRADEPEQVFMIEDEEQRKTIGKIRVDRKSTETWIYGFAIFPEYQGRGFGRRILKRVVLEEETRGNAIYLEVEATNAHALRLYEECGFKVIGQQDYYQYQVKS; this is encoded by the coding sequence TTGAATGAAGTTCAATTGAAAGAAGTAGAAGAGCTGCAGCAAATCTGTGAGGCAGAAGGGTTTAAGCTGAAGTTAAATTGGGATACGCTGCGAAGTCGAAAAAGGAAGGATTCCGACTATTTCTTTTATGAAATGAATCGGCTGATAGGCTTTGCTGCAGTCTATGATTTTGGAGATAAAGCAGAAATATGCGGGATGGTTCATCCTGATTATCGCCGACGGGGAATATTTACAAAACTTATTGATGCAGGAATTGTGGATTGCTTAGATAGAAAATATAAGACGATCTTACTAAATGCCCCGGCTAAATCAGCAAGTGCAAAGGGATTTTTACAAAGTATTTCCTGTCAGTTTGCTGTTGCTGAATACCAAATGAAGTGGGGAAAGACAGAACTATTTAATTATGAGGGAGTGAAGCTGCGTCCTTCTACGCATGAAGATGCAGAGGTAGAAATTCAATTGGATATACAATGTTTTGGGTTTTCGGAAGAGGATGCACGATCGTTTCATAAGCGTATGCGCGCTGATGAACCAGAACAGGTATTTATGATTGAAGATGAGGAACAAAGAAAAACGATTGGTAAAATTAGAGTGGATCGTAAGTCGACTGAAACCTGGATTTACGGGTTTGCTATTTTTCCAGAGTATCAGGGCCGCGGCTTTGGCAGAAGAATATTGAAGCGAGTAGTCCTTGAGGAAGAAACAAGAGGGAACGCTATTTATCTAGAGGTAGAAGCGACAAATGCTCATGCGCTGAGGCTCTACGAAGAGTGCGGATTTAAGGTAATTGGACAACAAGACTATTATCAATATCAGGTGAAAAGCTAA
- a CDS encoding alpha/beta hydrolase, producing MVLDAQAKLYLEMMTGIPPLHTLNPQTVRDLLSQLPVEQSISAGTGRTKEYEIPVEEGRITVRTYTPEGHGPFPLFVYYHGGGWVIGDLETADSTCRMLASHLNAVVISVNYRLSPEYKFPIPLEDCYTALKWVEANAGLLKGDSKKVIVGGDSAGGNLAAAVTILARDRRGPNIMAQVLLYPSLDFDFTTESYQKYSKGFILTEELMTWFAGHYAESREDLLNNLAAPLLTEDLRGLPPALIFTAEYDVLRDDGLTYAKRLVEAGIQVEYKCEAGLIHGYFLIPMFTHRIESTIERIADFLSNVKVDFTIGEVK from the coding sequence ATGGTACTAGATGCACAGGCCAAGCTTTATCTTGAAATGATGACCGGGATTCCGCCGCTTCATACACTGAATCCACAAACTGTCAGGGATTTACTATCACAATTGCCAGTAGAACAATCGATTTCAGCAGGTACTGGGAGGACTAAAGAATATGAAATTCCAGTAGAGGAAGGCCGTATTACTGTAAGGACGTATACACCAGAAGGACATGGGCCATTCCCTCTTTTTGTTTACTATCATGGCGGTGGATGGGTCATTGGTGATTTGGAAACTGCTGACTCTACCTGCAGAATGCTGGCGAGCCACCTAAATGCAGTTGTCATCTCCGTGAATTATCGGTTGTCACCAGAGTATAAATTTCCTATCCCATTAGAAGATTGCTATACGGCTTTAAAATGGGTTGAAGCCAATGCCGGTTTACTAAAGGGTGATAGTAAGAAAGTGATTGTCGGTGGCGATAGTGCAGGGGGGAATTTGGCGGCTGCCGTGACTATTTTAGCCAGAGATCGAAGAGGGCCGAATATTATGGCTCAAGTATTACTCTACCCCAGCTTAGATTTTGATTTTACGACAGAATCTTATCAAAAATATAGTAAAGGGTTTATTCTTACAGAAGAACTAATGACTTGGTTTGCTGGTCACTATGCTGAATCTCGAGAGGATCTGCTGAACAATCTGGCAGCCCCGCTGTTAACTGAGGATCTAAGAGGTCTTCCTCCTGCCCTTATTTTTACGGCAGAATACGATGTGCTTAGGGACGATGGACTAACTTATGCGAAAAGACTGGTCGAAGCAGGTATTCAGGTTGAATATAAATGTGAAGCCGGCTTAATTCATGGATACTTCTTAATACCGATGTTTACCCATCGTATTGAATCAACAATTGAGCGTATAGCGGATTTTCTTTCAAATGTTAAGGTGGACTTCACCATCGGGGAAGTTAAGTAA
- a CDS encoding YvrJ family protein: MEDGSNWLAILNNFGFPTVVSFYLLLKFEKQIEELTRAVNALLDTVNRDK, encoded by the coding sequence ATGGAAGATGGGTCAAATTGGTTGGCTATTCTGAACAATTTTGGATTTCCAACGGTCGTATCCTTTTACTTACTACTAAAGTTTGAGAAACAAATAGAAGAGCTGACACGAGCGGTGAATGCACTGTTAGATACGGTTAATCGTGATAAATAA
- a CDS encoding penicillin acylase family protein, with protein sequence MGAVLPQIKPKRKWKKRALWIGAILLFLLLAVWLAVTIYLNRLLPQTEGEISLPGLTEEVTVTRDASGVPHIKANNEHDLYLAQGYIQAQDRLFQMDLSRRQASGQLSEVIGDKVLTNDKFFLTLGLRRAAEASYDQYTDSGKATLDYFAEGVNLYMEQVRESGKWPIEFTLLSYEPEPWTPVDSLTIGKYMAFDLGGNWESQAFRQYLLENFPEDKAYDLFPDYPKGSPYIIGKESLDIDKSFANAVIPHEFNGSNNWVVSGSKTKSGKPLLADDPHLGLATPSVWYQMHLENPNVNVSGVIFAGVPGIILGHNETIAWGVTNTGPDVQDLYIEKRNPANAAEFSYQDKWEAAEVIKEPIKVKDGKTIDYEVTVTRHGPVISEFAGKSGKDTVLALRWTALDPSAELEAILNMNKASNWDEFEQALLRFETPAQNFVFASTDGTIAYKANGSIPIRKKGDSLLPVPGWTDEYEWTGFIPFDELPKVVNPAEGFISTANNKVISDEYPYHISNDWAQPYRQMRIQEVLQTNEKLTAKDMQNLQMDKKNLQAKEFAPQLVQVLNGSVKKEDQQVLDIVDKWDFIDSEDQAAPLVFNLWMQNIAEVLFVKQIPEDTLALFKGKRQAVDELLRRALEGNEGPWMKDNGGLEKVLSESFQKTVTDIKEMQGSDPADWHWGEYHQLSFAHPLSSVSPLNYLFNKEGSIPVGGSNVTVQAAAFKSDGIVNHGGSWRFVIDIENMKQAYHLVGPGQSGNVKSKWYHDQMTSWAEGTYHVTQLEKVKGKVLTLTPAGKD encoded by the coding sequence ATGGGGGCAGTTTTACCTCAAATTAAGCCGAAGCGTAAGTGGAAAAAACGCGCTTTATGGATAGGAGCAATTCTCCTTTTCTTGCTGCTTGCTGTTTGGTTAGCCGTTACTATATACCTTAATCGATTATTGCCGCAGACAGAAGGAGAAATTTCGCTTCCTGGATTGACAGAGGAGGTAACGGTAACAAGAGATGCTTCGGGTGTGCCGCATATTAAGGCAAATAATGAACATGACCTATATCTAGCTCAGGGATATATCCAAGCTCAGGATCGATTGTTCCAGATGGATTTAAGCCGGCGCCAAGCATCTGGACAGCTAAGTGAAGTTATAGGTGATAAAGTACTTACTAATGACAAGTTCTTTTTGACTTTGGGGTTAAGAAGAGCAGCCGAGGCATCCTATGATCAATATACAGACAGCGGAAAAGCCACACTGGATTACTTTGCCGAAGGTGTTAATCTATATATGGAACAAGTTAGGGAAAGTGGGAAGTGGCCGATTGAATTTACCCTTCTTAGTTATGAGCCTGAGCCATGGACACCTGTTGATTCATTAACGATTGGTAAATATATGGCTTTCGATCTTGGCGGAAATTGGGAGTCGCAGGCATTTAGACAGTATTTGCTGGAGAATTTCCCTGAAGATAAAGCATATGATTTATTTCCAGATTATCCAAAAGGATCTCCGTACATAATTGGGAAAGAGTCACTCGATATTGATAAAAGCTTTGCAAATGCCGTGATACCTCATGAATTTAATGGCAGTAACAATTGGGTTGTAAGCGGGAGTAAAACGAAGTCAGGGAAGCCGCTGCTTGCTGATGATCCTCACTTGGGGCTTGCAACACCATCGGTTTGGTACCAAATGCATTTAGAAAACCCGAATGTAAATGTAAGCGGTGTCATATTTGCGGGAGTCCCTGGAATCATTCTAGGTCATAATGAAACCATTGCATGGGGCGTAACCAATACAGGACCTGACGTCCAAGATCTTTATATTGAAAAAAGGAATCCTGCAAATGCTGCCGAATTTTCCTATCAAGATAAGTGGGAAGCTGCGGAAGTCATTAAGGAACCGATTAAAGTTAAGGACGGGAAGACAATTGATTATGAAGTAACAGTGACTCGCCATGGACCTGTTATTTCAGAGTTTGCTGGTAAAAGCGGGAAGGATACCGTTTTGGCATTACGCTGGACTGCACTCGATCCATCAGCCGAACTTGAGGCGATATTGAATATGAATAAAGCAAGCAATTGGGATGAATTTGAGCAGGCGCTTCTTAGATTTGAAACTCCGGCCCAGAATTTTGTATTTGCGTCTACTGATGGCACAATTGCATATAAAGCAAATGGCAGCATTCCCATTCGGAAGAAGGGTGATAGCTTACTCCCTGTTCCAGGCTGGACAGATGAGTATGAATGGACAGGATTTATACCTTTTGATGAGCTTCCTAAAGTTGTAAACCCTGCGGAAGGTTTTATCTCAACGGCTAACAATAAAGTCATATCTGATGAATATCCGTATCATATCAGTAATGATTGGGCTCAACCCTATCGGCAAATGAGAATTCAGGAAGTACTGCAAACAAATGAAAAGCTGACAGCCAAAGATATGCAGAATCTCCAAATGGATAAAAAAAATCTGCAGGCAAAAGAATTTGCTCCGCAGCTTGTCCAGGTACTGAATGGTTCAGTCAAAAAAGAAGACCAGCAAGTGTTGGATATTGTAGACAAATGGGACTTTATTGATAGTGAAGACCAGGCAGCGCCCCTCGTTTTTAATCTTTGGATGCAAAATATAGCTGAGGTATTGTTTGTGAAACAAATCCCTGAAGATACACTTGCTCTATTTAAGGGCAAACGACAAGCGGTAGATGAACTGCTGCGCAGAGCGCTGGAAGGGAACGAGGGACCTTGGATGAAAGATAATGGGGGTCTAGAAAAGGTACTGTCAGAATCTTTTCAGAAGACGGTGACTGATATTAAGGAAATGCAGGGAAGTGATCCTGCGGATTGGCACTGGGGAGAGTACCATCAGCTTTCCTTTGCACATCCATTATCGAGTGTTTCACCTCTAAATTATTTATTTAATAAGGAAGGCAGCATTCCAGTCGGCGGGAGTAATGTGACCGTTCAAGCAGCAGCCTTTAAGTCAGATGGAATTGTGAATCATGGCGGATCCTGGCGATTTGTCATTGATATAGAGAATATGAAGCAGGCCTACCATCTAGTGGGACCAGGTCAATCAGGCAATGTGAAAAGTAAATGGTATCATGATCAAATGACTAGCTGGGCAGAAGGGACGTATCATGTTACCCAATTAGAAAAAGTAAAAGGTAAAGTGCTGACGCTGACTCCTGCAGGTAAGGATTGA
- a CDS encoding sigma factor-like helix-turn-helix DNA-binding protein gives MNKTTILFLSNTFECLIVKHQSFFEQPIIKLFLQQPGNRASFLAALENPTFPYVSELNDKFEFFYYRTRIQKYLCSLIHFYSIDYDKRERKHRERYLSILDKPASEFENGPSLLELLDYDMDMDKSNYSIELSSILSDEDLIISIRKLTHKQGVVLSLYFIKGYSNKEIAAYFKETPQNISNIRKQALHKIRQNYRKRISNKKEDKHCG, from the coding sequence ATGAATAAGACAACGATACTTTTTCTATCGAATACGTTCGAATGCCTGATTGTGAAGCATCAGAGTTTTTTTGAACAACCGATAATCAAGCTTTTTTTACAACAACCTGGAAATCGCGCTAGTTTTCTTGCAGCGCTGGAAAACCCTACATTTCCTTACGTTAGTGAGCTCAATGATAAATTCGAGTTTTTTTATTACCGCACACGTATACAGAAATACCTGTGTTCGCTCATTCATTTTTATTCAATTGATTACGATAAACGAGAACGAAAGCACAGAGAGCGTTACCTTTCTATTCTTGACAAACCCGCTTCTGAATTTGAAAATGGTCCAAGCCTTTTAGAGTTACTTGATTATGATATGGATATGGACAAATCGAATTATTCAATCGAGCTATCCTCCATCTTAAGTGATGAAGATTTAATTATTTCCATTCGAAAATTGACACATAAGCAAGGGGTTGTTTTAAGCCTATACTTTATTAAAGGTTACTCGAATAAAGAAATTGCCGCTTATTTTAAAGAAACTCCACAAAATATCTCGAACATACGTAAACAAGCGCTTCATAAAATCAGACAGAATTATCGAAAGAGAATCTCAAACAAAAAGGAGGATAAGCATTGTGGCTAA